The Vitis vinifera cultivar Pinot Noir 40024 chromosome 16, ASM3070453v1 DNA segment CTGCTTCATGGTACTGAGCTTTCATGGTCTCACAATTGCTACCTTGAGCTCCTGCGTTCTCTGATACCATGTGGTAAGATGAAGCTAGCCTTGATATGAGACTGTTTCTTCTTTGCTTTTACAATTATTTGTAACTTTCATATCTAGCTTTTTTATTCAACTCCTGTACTATTCTGACACTGTTCATTGATTGGACACTGTAGATTTTCTGTGTTTATTTTATTCCACTACAATAGGTGAGACTCCTTTCTCCATCTCCAAGTGCTTCCTTCTTTCATAAGGCTACTATGTACAGTTCCAATGTTATTCcccttgattttgttttctgttATTTTGAACAGGAATTTTAACAGCAATTTTGTATCGTGGAAGCTTTCTTATCGGTAAGAAGTTGGGTTGGTTTTATTGATGAAACTATTACCAAAAGGATTACTACTATGAACGGAAAAATGATGATATGTGTGGAATAATTAAAGCTTCCTGCTGATTTTTTCTGTAATGTTCCTCTCCAGGATGGATCGTTGCAACCAGAAACCTCCTTGCAATTCCATTTGTGTTGATATTCTTGATCTACAAATGGAGAAGAAGGAACCTATCCATGTATGCTGCCATTGAGGAGTTCATTCAAACTCACAATAATCTAATGCCAATCAGGTACTCTTACTCAAACATTAAGAAGATGACAAAAGGTTTCAGTGAAAAATTGGGTGAAGGAGGCTATGGTTCAGTATACAAAGGAAAGCTTCGAAGCGGCCATCTTGTGGCAGTAAAGGTGATGAATATCTCTAAAGCTAATGGGCAAGATTTTATCAATGAAGTTGCTACAATCGGAAGGATTCATCATGTCAATGTGGTGCAACTGATTGGATTTTGTGCTGAGGAATCAAAGCGTGCTCTTGTGTATGACTTCATGCCTAATGGGTCACTGGACAAGTACATATTTCCTCAGCAAGAAGATAGAATCTCCTTAAGCTATAGGAAGATGTATGAGATTTCTCTAGGAGTGGCTCATGGGATTGAATACTTACATCGGGGTTGTGATATACAAATCCTacattttgatatcaagccTCACAACATTCTGCTTGACCAGAATTTCACTCCAAAGATTTCAGACTTCGGCCTTGCAAAGTCATATCCAACAGATCATAACACTGTGTCCT contains these protein-coding regions:
- the LOC100253130 gene encoding rust resistance kinase Lr10 isoform X2; translated protein: MEDSCSISMVVWVSSHGLKTRNTSFSVHEWLLHGTELSWSHNCYLELLRSLIPCDFLCLFYSTTIGILTAILYRGSFLIGWIVATRNLLAIPFVLIFLIYKWRRRNLSMYAAIEEFIQTHNNLMPIRYSYSNIKKMTKGFSEKLGEGGYGSVYKGKLRSGHLVAVKVMNISKANGQDFINEVATIGRIHHVNVVQLIGFCAEESKRALVYDFMPNGSLDKYIFPQQEDRISLSYRKMYEISLGVAHGIEYLHRGCDIQILHFDIKPHNILLDQNFTPKISDFGLAKSYPTDHNTVSLTAARGTMGYMAPELFYKNIGGVSYKADVYSYGMLLMEMASRRKNLNVFAESLSQIYFPTWVYDQLTEGKDIEMEDTSEEEQKLAKKMITVALWCIQLKPSDRPSMNKVVEMLEENVELLQMPPKPFLTPREVLAEDDGNTTNPTEISINIR